Proteins encoded within one genomic window of [Enterobacter] lignolyticus SCF1:
- a CDS encoding NAD(P)H nitroreductase, which translates to MDALELLINRRSAARLAEPAPTGEQRENILRAGLRAPDHGTLQPWQFFVIEGDGLTRFSQLLEKGAIAAGQDDKAVEKARSAPFRAPLIIAVVAKCQDHPKVPKWEQEMSAGCAVMAMQMAAVAQGFNGIWRSGALTESPVVRDGLGCREQDKIVGFLYLGTPQLKASTTIAAVDTSPFVVHF; encoded by the coding sequence ATGGATGCACTTGAACTGCTTATCAATCGTCGTAGCGCCGCGCGCCTGGCGGAACCCGCGCCAACAGGCGAACAGCGGGAAAATATTTTGCGCGCCGGTCTGCGCGCGCCGGACCACGGCACGCTGCAGCCGTGGCAGTTTTTTGTCATCGAGGGCGACGGCCTTACGCGCTTTAGCCAGCTGCTGGAAAAGGGGGCGATAGCCGCCGGGCAGGATGACAAAGCGGTGGAGAAGGCGCGCAGTGCGCCGTTTCGTGCGCCGCTGATTATCGCGGTGGTGGCGAAATGCCAGGATCACCCGAAGGTGCCGAAGTGGGAGCAGGAGATGTCCGCAGGCTGTGCGGTGATGGCCATGCAGATGGCGGCCGTGGCGCAGGGGTTTAACGGCATCTGGCGCAGCGGCGCCTTAACCGAAAGCCCGGTCGTGCGCGATGGGCTGGGCTGCCGCGAGCAGGATAAAATCGTGGGCTTTCTCTACCTTGGCACGCCGCAGCTCAAGGCGTCCACCACCATCGCGGCGGTAGACACCTCGCCGTTCGTCGTTCACTTCTGA